Genomic segment of Panicum virgatum strain AP13 chromosome 9N, P.virgatum_v5, whole genome shotgun sequence:
GTCGACAAGCTCCTCAAGATCTCCCGCTACTCCGCgcgcctcgcgctcgccgcgggcCCGCCGctaccgcccgccgccgccgcccgcctcaagtccttcgagtcCAGCGTCGGGCTCAGCCGCAAGGCCTTCCGCCTCGGCAAGTTCGTGCAGTCCCTCAACGCCCTCCGCGCCCACCCGCACCCGCCCCCGGTCCTCGCCATCCTcgcgtgcggcggcgagggcgtctCCTACTTCCTCGAGCAGTTCGTCTGGCTCGCTAAGGCGGGGCTCCTGCCAGCGCACCTCCTCCCGCGCCTCCAGCGCCTCAGCGCCTGGGCCGAGCTGCTGGGCTCCGTCGGCTCCATCGCGATTAAGCTGGAAGAGGTGGCGAGGATCGAATCGTCCATCAAGAAGTGCCTTGCGGAGGGCAGCGGGGAGGAGAGCGAGGCCGTGAGGACGATGCGTGGTAAGCTGCTGCTGAAGCGGATGTCGGTGGTGCAGGACGTGGCGGACGCGGTCATGGCGCTCGGAGACGTCACTAACGGGAAGGGTTTGCTCGGGAGCTCCACGCTGATGGCATCCGCAGGCCTGCTCTCGGCGTTGATCAGCACGCACAAGAACTGGAATTCTTGTTGAATCCGGAAGGTATTTGTTATAGATGGCTCATTATATGATGATGAAATAAAGTTCTGATGAGGAGCGACCACTAAGGGCTGCTTTCCAGAAGTCTGGGTGCTCCCAAAACTGATACTGGTGCTCTGTCCTTTGATGAATGAATGAAGTCCATGCCGGTTCATTTGGTTGGACCTCAGACTTTCAGTTTTTAAAGCCATCGTGATCATTCAATTTCAGGCTTGTGCTTATTATATGTGTGTCTGCTGCACATGAGTTATTTCAGATAAGATGAGCTTGCTTTTCCCAATCTCCAGATTAATAGCTTACAAGTTAGCTTCATAGTTCCCAATCAGAAGCATTGAGGTTGAGGCGCAGCCGCGCTGCTGAAACCTTGAGCTGTCTGTCAGGGAAGAGATCTCAATAAGATTTATGTTTGTTCCCAACATATCGAGTTAGCCATTGCATTATGCCTTTCATGCACAAAAGGAGAAAAATGCATATATGAAAGCCATGCATAGACTTTCCCAGTTTTTTCTCGGTGTACCATTGCGTTACTAATACCAAAGCCCAAAGCAACAGTGGCCAAATTGGATGCCAACACTCTGGAGATAGTGTGATAAGGCCTAACACTGTAGTAACACACCGTGATTCTGAAACTGAATGCTCATGTTCCAAACTTAAGCTATGATGTAAACTTGACAAGACCAAGAGGTCCAAACTTGATTACATTGAGATGTCATTCAGTTATTGGCTCTTATTTTGCAGGCAGATACAAATTATATTTCATTTATAATGCCCTACACGTTGGCCTAACTCAATCAACCTGGGAAGAAAGGTGAGTATCTGCATTTCTATGTCTCAGAGCAAAATAGAACTTCCGGAGCAGTCTAATTGTAAGGATTCAATTACTGTAGAAAATTTTCATTACCTCCAAATTGCAACCTGACTTTGTCTTTCATATTGATAAAGGCAAATGTGCAAGTGACAGATGCAAATAGCATCGTAATATCTCTcttcttaggccctgtttgtttgcCCATGAGATTATATAATCCAGcataaaatctgaaaaaataATCTCACAAGGAAACAAACACTCCAGCTGATTCATCAGATTATATAATCTACACCCGTAGTAGATTATAATAATCCATAAGCTGCTGAAAACGTGCTTATTTCAGATTATAGTAATCTAGACCTCAAATAATCTATGTTGCCAAACAGCTCATAGATTATTTCAATCAAGTTTATAATAATCCAGATTATATAATCCATCACATATAAGCTAGATTATATAATCTTGCTTAACAGGGCCTTATTCATTAGCTGTTGATTCATGCAATGCCATAAATTATGTCAATCTATGTTTCATGCATTCATGCAGCTGTGGTTGCCTGGCTGGCAATAGCATGACATGAGAATCTAATATTGTGGTGCGCCCTGAAATTCGCTCAATTTTGACTCTTCTGTTAAGATGATCAGCTGAGAGGGACTTAAACAATGTTGCTGTGGTAGCGATTAGGGAGCCTTAATTGCTTCAAGGTTCTGCAGTATGGTAACAAGGTTTACCATGTTTAGTAAGGCAATGATGCAGCCACGTTTGATATGAAAATCTGTATCCTTTATTCATGGGAGCAAGATCAGATAAAGATGTTTCCCTTCGAGCAAGCTGACTAAGTTCAACTTAAGGCTGTCCTTGGTTACGCTGTTAGATTTTGGGTGTGATTTGTATTAACATATTGCTTAAGCTTTAATGCAAACCAAATTATCCTCTTTTTATTACAGCATCAAGACAATTAATTAATAAATGAGACAATAAAGAGGATTACAGCAATTAAAGGATTTAATTAGCAATGAACATATTACTATTCTTgttgaatttgatttgtgtttacTATTTTCCAAATAAgtttaggattttttttgtaTATCTGCTTATATTGATGAGACTGTAGGGGACTCTCATTATGGCTTCACTGTTCTGACAATTTAAACATGCCCATTACTCCAGCTGCATAGTTTGGAAACTTAATAGTACTCTGTATTTGCATTTTATTGTTTACCATGTAACACATGAATTATTCATGTGCTGCTTATATAGATGAGCTATAGGAGGATTAATTTGCCTTTGCTGTTGTACCTATTGAAAGATATTTGGATGCATACATTTGACAAATCATGGCTGCAGTTATATGTCAGGGTCACAAGTTGGATTACAGTTGAGATTGAGATTATGAGCTGCTGTATCTGTTTTAACTAGAAAAGGGAACTTGTTTACTCGTCATAAATACCATGTTTAAATATTAAAGGAACTTATTTGTTCCTCTTAAAGCACAGTTAATTGCTACAAAAGATATCAATTAGaggtccttttttttttggagaaaacTGCTGCTTGCCTGGGATAAGGTGTTGACATGTGCTATTCTATGACCAAACGTGCCCATTTTTGTGGTACTGATAATCAAACGCTTCCATCTTTGTACAATTCCTTTTTCCTTGGACCGTTTCACAATCTTGGATTCTTGGAGCCCCTCAAACTAGTTGTTGACCTTTTAAGCTGAGATATCTGTCCCAACAAGTCGATCTGAGCATcacatgctctattgaactgtCATAACTACTCATGGAAGACGCATGATATCATAAACATGTCATCTGCTGCTCACATGGCAGTGACAAGCCTATCATCCTTTTGTTTTTCAGTCCTGGATCTGGTTGAGAGATCGAGCGAGAATTATACTGAAACAGAAGGCTATGCTATGCTTGCTTGCTATCTGAACTTAAGTGTTGCTCAACCTGCTTTACGTTGGGTTAAAGCACGGAGAACACAGGAAAGCTGCTCGGGGGCCAGGCCGGTGTGTGGTGTCCATTTCCGGCACGAGCGGCCGACTGGCCGACCCCCTGAAAAGAGCAAAACCCGGGTGCCGTCAATCAGCCGCGGGCCACCGGCAAATTCCCCTTTCCCTTCCCTCCACATCAAACCTCCCTCGAGTCACGGACACGTAAGGCACACCACCATGGCACGCCACTGGGCGTCCGGGCCGACTGGTTCCGCCCGACTGGTTCCGCCGCGCGGCGACGCTCACGGACGAACCCACCCACCCCACCCAGCGGGCAGCGGCGCGCATCGGAATCGCCCGGTTGCCAAAAGCAAAAACAAGAGTAAAATACACTGTGGATACATGAACTTGCAGTgctgtgtcaaataggtccataaacttagaaACCGGACATCTAGCCCCTCGAACTTGCGAATCCGTTCACCCCAGGTCCAGTCCGGTTTTGCATGGCTCGCATGGCACTGTGCACCTacggtttgctacagtaaacccggatttgccgcggttttgttttttcttttctaatttatttcggctgaatttttgaaaaatcataactcaTCGATACAACatcggatgaagatgatttttatatgaaaattgtagccctcgacgagatctacaactttctagttttgagttttttcatttgatgaagttaagttgcccaaaaaaattatacaaaagtacaacaccataataatcacgtacttctgcttgtcgcactagaaaattaatatatttttctgtttGTTGTCATATGAAGACACTTGTATACTAAAATTTTAGTACTCTAAAAGATCTATATTCTTAGAGTTTtaagtttttatatttgaagttgtTAAAATGTCGATAAAACAGTATAAAACAGCATATTAAGTACGCAAAAGACGTTGAGGCTTTATACTATTTTATCAACATCTTAACAACTTTAAatgtaaaaactcaaaactacaagaatctagatcgttaaaagtgttaaaattttagtatacaaagtgtcttcatttgacaacaaataaaaaatatattaattttctaatgCGACAAGCAAAAGTACGCGATTATTATGGTGCTgtaatttatataatttttttgagcaCCTTAACatcatcaaatgaaaaaattcaaaactagaaagttgtagatctcatcgagggctataattttcatataaaaatcatcttcatccgatgttgtatcgaagagttatgaattttcaaagattcagccgaaataaattaaaaaagaaaaaacaaaacagcggtaactgtagcaaatccgggtttactgtagcaaaccgcGGGTGCACAGTGCCATGCAAGTCATGCAAAACCGGACTGGACCTGGggtgaacgggttcgcaagttcgaggAGCTAGATATCCGGTTTCTAAATTTATGGAACTATTTGACACAACACTATAAATTCGTGTActacagtgcattttactccaAAAACAATATGCGAGAAACGGCTGGGAAGTGGGAATACCGCGGCGAGGCGCCGAGGCGGGCCAAGAGTCCGAGTCCAACTCCAAACGGTCCAACCCAACGGCcagccacccccacccccaccgcgGTGACCGCACCGCACCCACCACCCCCCACGCGAGAGTACGCGCTTCGTCTcgtgagggaggagagagagggcgaGGCGATAAAACCACCGCGTCCGCACCGCACCCCCGCCCGTACGCGACGCGACGATGCTTCCCCTCTCCCCCAACCCCTCGTAGCCTCCACCCGGCCCCCATCCGCGgccttccctccctcccccgtTCCCCCCTTCCGTTTCCCTTCCTCGCTCACTTCCCGATTcagctcgctgcgccgccgccttcgctgACCTCGCGCGGGCACGAGCCGATTCAAGCCCGCCGCTACAGAGATTTCGGGAGAATTTTGGGGGCTACCGGGGTGTGAACAGCGCCTGGTGCCCCCGCGGCTCCGCCTTTTGTCGCCCACTGTTTCGCGTCAATTCTCGCGCGAAAAGGCAAGTTCCTGCTGATTTGGGCAAAATTCGACGAGTCTCGGGTCGGGATCCGTCGATTTGGGTTTGGCTTGGGGGCAATTGAGTTCTGATTTACTGGATTTGGTGTGCAGGCATGGGGACGGGggaggggccgccgccggcgaggcgagaGAACGGCGTTAGCCGGCGGCGCTGGctggacggggagggcgacgacgacgaggagtatatgttggaggaggaagaggaagaggattaTCCGGAAGAGCTCCCCGCCTCAAGCGCAGGCGAGGAGGGGGAGGGTTCTGACGCGGAATaccaggaggaggaagatgatgatgatgatgaggagatCGAGACGCCGCGGCCGAAGCGACCTGTAAAGGCCAGCGACCGCGGGCGGAAGGGGAAGGTGGATCTGGCTGCTGCGCGATCTCGTCGCCGGAAGTACGAGGAGGATGATGACTACGAGGAGGAgattgaggaagaagaggatgtggAGGAGTACCACGATGAGCTCGATGAGGATGAAGAGGCGCCTCCGCAGCCAAAGAGCCTTGCGAAATGTGGCGACCGTAACCGAAATGTGAAGCCGTCTACTGCAGCGAAGCGATCTCATCAGCAGAGGCACTTGGACGATGAGGATATGGACTTTGACCCTGAgttggatgaggaggaggatgagttAGATGAGGACATCGATTTCGATCCTGAAGTGGATGACGATGATGAGGATGAATAccaagatgaggaggaagaggaactgGCTGCTATCCGTGCCAGAAAGGTAACTGTTAAGAAGCCGGCGAAGCGAAAGTCTGCTTCAAAGCGGCGAacgctgaagaagaagaagaagaagaaaactaaGGGATCTAAGGTTTCTGGGAGGAAATCGGCTTCGGCTAAAGCGAAGAAGTCCGCGCCCATTAGACGGCGGAGAAAGCGTTCCGTAGTTGATGAATACGAGgacgatgaagatgatgatgatgatgatgatgatgatgacgacttCATTGTAGAGGATGAACACCCCAGGAAGAAGGCCAGGACAAGGAATGGGAGGGAGGCACAAGTGGACCCTGAAGTATCCCCGGTTGAGGAAGAGACATGGCCAAACGTTGAGTCAGACACATCAGACTTTGAATTTGCAACATCTGATGAGGAACATAACAATGTTGAGACACAGGTGGTTGAGCAGATTTCAGTCAGAAagggaaggaagaagaggatatCTGGGTCTGAGTCATCCTCTGATTCTGAATTTGTTGTATCAGATAAAGAATTGGAGGATTTGAAGGAGCCTGAGCTTCCAAAGCCTGTGCCAATGCTCCCTTCTTCAATCAGAAGGATTTGTATTACAAGGCATGGAGAAGGCAAGGGAAAGGAGAAACAGGAACCAGAGGAGGCTGGGAATCCAATATGCGGGATCTGCCTCTCAGAGGAGCAGAGAGCTACTGTGCAGGGCGTCCTCAATTGTTGTTCGCACTACTTTTGTTTTGCGTGCATCATGGAATGGTCTAGAGTTGAGTCAAGGTGCCCGTTGTGTAAGCAGCGATTCACTACAATCACCAAGTCATCAAAGGTAGATCTTGGTCTTGGAGTGAGAAAGTCTGTAATCAAGGTTGAAGAGCGTGACCAGGTACGGTTTTGTTTTGCTGTGGTCTTTACTTAATTTCAGATATGATAACTGTTCTTACTTAATATTCTTACCCTTTTAGATTAATGATCAATTCAAAATAAAATTCATGAATATGTTTACTGCCTTTTTGGGTCAGTTATTTTTATTTAATAGTGTAACCAATTTATACTGCTTATTTCATTGGCAACGTACATATGCATGTTGTATCTGTTCACCAGTAGCCCAGCACAATGTAAAGGAGATAAGTGTAACAAACAAAAGTCATTATTAAGAGTAGGCAATGTGTTCTACCCTGTATAATTCTATACAATGCCAACAAAAGGATTTCACAACTGTTGTGCTTATAAtaaagtattttttttaaaaaagagaaaaactccaATCTAGAAGGAACTAAGGTTGAATATACATAAGGTACATTTTTATAAGAAGTAGTGCTGTAATTTTCTgtatttctattttctattgTAATTTTCTACTGTAATTGTCAGTTGGTCCTCTGACTATCAAGTCTCAAACTCTGTAGCTTTTTTGGGTCGTTATATATTCATCATCTTGCTTATCACACAGGTTTATCAGCCCACTGAAGAAGAAATAAGGCGCTGGTTAGACCCATATGAGAATGTGGTGTGTATAGAGTGCAATCGAGGTGGCGATGATAGTCTCATGCTACTATGTGATATTTGTGATTCCTCAGCACATACTTATTGTGTTGGCTTGGGAAGGGAAGTGCCGGAAGGAAATTGGTACTGTGGAGGATGTAGACTTGGTGATGAAGGACCATCCTATACTGGAATTCAGCGCACCGTGGCTAA
This window contains:
- the LOC120692515 gene encoding peroxisomal membrane protein 11-3-like codes for the protein MASSSESESSKPARPPSRDFLAHLEAYLARRDGVDKLLKISRYSARLALAAGPPLPPAAAARLKSFESSVGLSRKAFRLGKFVQSLNALRAHPHPPPVLAILACGGEGVSYFLEQFVWLAKAGLLPAHLLPRLQRLSAWAELLGSVGSIAIKLEEVARIESSIKKCLAEGSGEESEAVRTMRGKLLLKRMSVVQDVADAVMALGDVTNGKGLLGSSTLMASAGLLSALISTHKNWNSC
- the LOC120687899 gene encoding ABC transporter F family member 4-like; its protein translation is MGTGEGPPPARRENGVSRRRWLDGEGDDDEEYMLEEEEEEDYPEELPASSAGEEGEGSDAEYQEEEDDDDDEEIETPRPKRPVKASDRGRKGKVDLAAARSRRRKYEEDDDYEEEIEEEEDVEEYHDELDEDEEAPPQPKSLAKCGDRNRNVKPSTAAKRSHQQRHLDDEDMDFDPELDEEEDELDEDIDFDPEVDDDDEDEYQDEEEEELAAIRARKVTVKKPAKRKSASKRRTLKKKKKKKTKGSKVSGRKSASAKAKKSAPIRRRRKRSVVDEYEDDEDDDDDDDDDDDFIVEDEHPRKKARTRNGREAQVDPEVSPVEEETWPNVESDTSDFEFATSDEEHNNVETQVVEQISVRKGRKKRISGSESSSDSEFVVSDKELEDLKEPELPKPVPMLPSSIRRICITRHGEGKGKEKQEPEEAGNPICGICLSEEQRATVQGVLNCCSHYFCFACIMEWSRVESRCPLCKQRFTTITKSSKVDLGLGVRKSVIKVEERDQVYQPTEEEIRRWLDPYENVVCIECNRGGDDSLMLLCDICDSSAHTYCVGLGREVPEGNWYCGGCRLGDEGPSYTGIQRTVANERQNYRTQVDNSSVSFGPAAPSGTFERSPSINPRGSFQGIDLNLSPRDFPGDTHPAESQVSTDSVSTPTGRRATLSGRRQIHRYIRILLNRPRQPSRQDTYHNVAQHSGVVPRTEPNWLNFPSSEPNTSHSLPDGIQNHHNGLPFVQAHSSFAPCMSLDGDDFQQIEGVKSNLRNV